A genomic region of Longimicrobiales bacterium contains the following coding sequences:
- a CDS encoding SAM-dependent chlorinase/fluorinase, translating into MPADEQPHPSAPEPADAPARIVLLTDFGTRDGYPAAMRGIVAGISPRASVEDATHDIAPGDVHAAAYVLARYALYQPRGTIHLVVVDPGVGSSRRALAARIDEQHYVAPDNGVLTRVLQRAASARVVELDAAAYRRTEVSTTFHGRDIFAPAAAWLARGVRLEELGPSIQDPILLELPAPRRDGTGIEGVVEYIDRFGNLITSIPADWVDSTARVSIAGREIGALRSTYSDVVPGSLLALTGSDGMLEIAVRNGSAAALLGVERTAVVTVHVAGTAVNHREH; encoded by the coding sequence ATGCCCGCGGACGAGCAGCCGCACCCATCCGCGCCGGAGCCGGCCGACGCACCGGCGCGGATCGTCCTGCTCACCGACTTCGGCACGCGTGATGGCTACCCCGCGGCAATGCGGGGCATCGTCGCCGGCATCTCACCGCGTGCCAGTGTCGAGGACGCCACGCACGACATCGCGCCAGGCGACGTCCACGCCGCAGCCTACGTGCTTGCGCGCTACGCGCTCTATCAGCCTCGCGGCACCATCCACCTCGTCGTCGTCGATCCGGGTGTCGGGAGCTCACGTCGAGCCCTCGCCGCCCGGATCGACGAGCAGCACTACGTCGCGCCCGACAACGGCGTGCTCACGCGCGTGCTGCAGCGCGCAGCATCCGCACGCGTCGTCGAGCTGGATGCGGCCGCATACCGGCGCACGGAAGTGTCCACCACGTTCCACGGCCGCGACATCTTCGCTCCCGCAGCCGCGTGGCTCGCCCGCGGCGTCCGGCTCGAGGAGCTTGGTCCGTCGATTCAGGACCCCATCCTGCTGGAGCTGCCCGCACCGCGCCGCGACGGAACAGGCATCGAAGGTGTCGTGGAGTACATCGATCGCTTCGGCAACCTGATCACCAGCATTCCTGCCGACTGGGTCGACAGCACGGCGCGCGTGTCGATCGCAGGCCGCGAGATCGGCGCACTTCGCTCGACCTACTCCGACGTCGTGCCCGGCAGTCTCCTCGCCCTTACCGGGTCCGATGGCATGCTCGAGATCGCCGTCCGCAATGGCAGCGCCGCTGCGCTCCTCGGCGTTGAGAGAACCGCTGTCGTTACCGTCCACGTCGCGGGAACTGCAGTCAACCACAGAGAGCACTGA
- a CDS encoding Mrp/NBP35 family ATP-binding protein — translation MAIDRDALLAAVRDALSGVENPRTGQDVVSGGHITALEADPDGKVRIQFLLQPEDPGTLVRDVRATAEAVGGVSKVKIDVKLPNAPQPQQRQRQPHSVPAPQPDPQLVRNIEHVIAVSSGKGGVGKSTVAVNLAAALAQKGLRVGLLDADVYGPDVPLMFGEEGRPKVTGAKGEEKIVPLERHGVKLMSLGFLLEPEQPAIMRGPLISGILKQFIEQVEWGELDYLVVDMPPGTGDAQLSLVQTVNVQGAVLVTTPQDVSTGDVRRAVRMFERVRTPLLGIVENMAGMHCPHCGEHIDVFGHGGGAVLARDMHLALLGSVPLDPEVRIAGDEGKPTAISAPDSDAGRAFTAIAEQVIHALEGAVTAQG, via the coding sequence ATGGCAATCGATCGTGACGCACTGCTCGCGGCGGTGCGCGACGCACTGAGCGGCGTGGAGAACCCGAGGACCGGGCAGGACGTGGTCAGCGGGGGCCACATCACCGCGCTCGAGGCGGACCCGGACGGCAAGGTCCGCATTCAGTTCCTGCTCCAGCCCGAGGATCCCGGCACACTCGTGCGCGACGTGCGCGCGACGGCCGAGGCAGTCGGCGGGGTCAGCAAGGTCAAGATCGACGTAAAACTGCCGAACGCGCCGCAGCCGCAGCAGCGCCAGCGGCAGCCGCACTCGGTTCCCGCGCCGCAGCCGGACCCGCAGCTGGTCCGCAACATCGAGCACGTGATTGCGGTCAGCTCCGGCAAGGGCGGTGTCGGCAAGTCGACCGTGGCGGTCAACCTCGCCGCTGCACTGGCACAGAAGGGGCTGCGCGTCGGCCTGCTCGACGCGGACGTCTACGGACCCGACGTCCCGCTGATGTTCGGCGAGGAGGGACGGCCGAAGGTGACCGGCGCCAAGGGCGAGGAGAAGATCGTCCCGCTCGAGCGTCACGGCGTCAAGCTCATGAGCCTGGGCTTCCTGCTCGAGCCGGAGCAGCCCGCGATCATGCGTGGGCCGCTCATCTCGGGCATCCTCAAGCAGTTCATCGAGCAGGTCGAGTGGGGCGAGCTCGACTACCTCGTGGTCGACATGCCACCCGGCACAGGTGACGCGCAGCTTTCCCTGGTGCAGACGGTCAACGTGCAGGGTGCCGTGCTCGTCACCACGCCGCAGGACGTTTCCACCGGCGACGTGCGACGTGCCGTGCGCATGTTCGAGCGCGTGCGCACCCCGTTGCTCGGCATCGTCGAAAACATGGCCGGCATGCACTGCCCCCACTGCGGCGAGCATATCGATGTCTTCGGTCACGGCGGAGGCGCCGTCCTCGCCAGAGACATGCACCTCGCGCTGCTCGGCTCCGTGCCGCTCGATCCGGAAGTCCGCATCGCAGGCGATGAAGGGAAGCCGACGGCGATCTCCGCCCCGGACTCCGACGCCGGCCGCGCGTTCACCGCGATCGCGGAACAGGTCATCCACGCGCTCGAAGGCGCCGTCACAGCACAGGGCTGA
- a CDS encoding NifU family protein — MSTTARDKIEDVLDSLRPALRSDGGDVEFIDYDEDDGIVQLRLVGACGSCPISTLTLKQGIERRIMLAVPEVTGIVAL, encoded by the coding sequence ATGAGCACGACCGCACGCGACAAGATCGAGGATGTCCTGGATTCGCTCCGCCCCGCGCTCCGTTCCGACGGGGGCGACGTCGAGTTCATCGACTACGATGAAGACGACGGCATCGTTCAGCTGCGGCTGGTTGGTGCCTGCGGCTCGTGCCCGATCTCGACCCTGACGCTGAAGCAGGGCATCGAGCGGCGGATCATGCTCGCCGTGCCGGAAGTGACCGGCATCGTCGCCCTCTGA
- the pruA gene encoding L-glutamate gamma-semialdehyde dehydrogenase — MVSEFRNEPLTDFTKPENRKAMEQALEQVRGQLGRTWPMIIDGKEITDGPLDEVRSPFDRSIVVGCTVRGTDEHARQAIEAADRAFQAWQHTDPRERAEGLFRTAAKIRERKFELAAWMIYEVSKNWVEADADVAELIDFAEYYGREMLRLADGAPVTQVSGEHNQMRYIPLGVGAIIPPWNFPGAIMGGMTMAAVVTGNTAVLKPAHTSPIIAAIFARLFIEEAGLPPGVVNYITGPGGLLGDTMVDHPRTRFVAFTGSKEIGMRIFERAAKVHPGQVWLKRTILEMGGKDAIVVDETADLDAAADGIVAAAFGFQGQKCSACSRAIIVDKVYDEVLDKVAERTKTLKIGDPREPDTNMGAVIERKAFDKIRSYIELGEKEGRMVLRGESGDGEDGFHIGPTIVADVKPDARVAQEEIFGPVLAFIRARDYDDALDIANGTEFGLTGAVYTLDPERLERARNEFHVGNLYLNRKCTGALVGVQPFGGFNMSGTDSKAGGPDYLILFMQGKSIADRTPGAV; from the coding sequence ATGGTATCCGAGTTCAGGAACGAGCCGCTCACCGACTTCACGAAGCCGGAAAACCGGAAGGCGATGGAGCAGGCGCTGGAGCAGGTGCGTGGCCAGCTCGGTCGCACCTGGCCGATGATCATCGACGGCAAGGAAATCACTGACGGGCCGCTGGACGAGGTGCGCAGCCCGTTCGATCGCTCGATCGTGGTCGGCTGCACGGTGCGCGGCACCGACGAGCACGCGCGCCAGGCGATCGAGGCCGCGGACCGCGCGTTCCAGGCGTGGCAGCACACGGACCCGCGCGAGCGCGCCGAGGGTCTGTTCCGGACGGCCGCGAAGATCCGCGAGCGCAAGTTCGAGCTGGCCGCGTGGATGATCTACGAGGTCAGCAAGAACTGGGTCGAGGCGGACGCGGACGTAGCCGAGCTCATCGACTTCGCCGAGTACTATGGCCGCGAGATGCTGCGACTCGCCGACGGCGCGCCGGTGACCCAGGTGTCCGGCGAGCACAACCAGATGCGCTACATCCCGCTGGGCGTCGGCGCGATCATCCCGCCCTGGAACTTCCCCGGCGCGATCATGGGCGGAATGACCATGGCCGCCGTGGTCACCGGCAACACTGCTGTGCTCAAGCCAGCGCACACCTCGCCGATCATTGCGGCGATCTTCGCGCGCCTCTTCATCGAGGAGGCCGGCCTGCCGCCGGGTGTCGTCAACTACATCACCGGCCCGGGCGGACTGCTGGGTGACACGATGGTCGATCACCCGCGCACGCGCTTCGTTGCATTCACGGGCTCCAAGGAGATCGGCATGCGCATCTTCGAGCGTGCCGCGAAGGTACATCCCGGCCAGGTCTGGCTGAAGCGCACGATCCTCGAGATGGGCGGCAAGGATGCCATCGTCGTCGACGAGACGGCGGACCTCGATGCAGCCGCCGACGGCATCGTCGCGGCCGCGTTCGGGTTCCAGGGGCAGAAGTGCTCCGCATGCTCGCGCGCGATCATCGTCGACAAGGTCTACGACGAGGTCCTCGACAAGGTGGCCGAGCGGACGAAGACGCTGAAGATCGGTGACCCGCGCGAGCCGGATACGAACATGGGCGCCGTGATCGAGCGCAAGGCATTCGACAAGATCCGCAGCTACATCGAGCTCGGCGAGAAGGAAGGCCGCATGGTGCTGCGGGGCGAGTCCGGCGACGGTGAGGACGGCTTCCACATCGGGCCGACGATCGTCGCGGACGTGAAGCCGGATGCACGCGTGGCGCAGGAGGAGATCTTCGGGCCGGTGCTCGCGTTCATCCGCGCCAGGGACTACGACGACGCGCTGGACATCGCCAACGGCACCGAGTTCGGCCTCACGGGCGCCGTGTACACGCTGGATCCCGAGCGGCTGGAGCGCGCGCGCAACGAGTTCCACGTGGGCAACCTGTACCTCAACCGGAAATGCACGGGCGCGCTGGTCGGCGTCCAGCCGTTCGGCGGTTTCAACATGTCCGGCACGGATTCCAAGGCGGGCGGCCCCGATTACCTGATCCTGTTCATGCAGGGCAAGTCGATCGCGGACCGCACACCGGGCGCGGTCTGA
- a CDS encoding YpdA family putative bacillithiol disulfide reductase, protein MTSEQEPREPWDIIVIGAGPCGIGVGAAAAEHGVRCLLIDKGCVASSIARYPTFMTFFSTADRLEIGGVPFLPTGDKPTRREALRYYQRLVPHFGINVRQYEEVIAVEQRSAGFIVRSRALSGEEHLRAASSIVVATGYFDHPNLLGVPGEQLPKVRHDYREGHDFFQQDVVVVGGGNSAVDAALELHRWGAHVTIVHFLPQLDANIKPWVRPDIEGRLRSGAIDARWSSRIMEIRPESVVIRSKDGATEELSNDFVLAMTGYTPDPSLLRSLGVRIDPLTGIPGHDPDTMETDVPGVFVAGVIVAGNDANKVFIENGRDHGSRIVRRVAERRTD, encoded by the coding sequence ATGACATCTGAGCAGGAACCGCGCGAGCCGTGGGACATCATTGTCATCGGTGCGGGGCCGTGCGGCATCGGGGTCGGTGCGGCGGCAGCCGAACACGGCGTCCGCTGCCTGCTCATCGACAAGGGGTGCGTCGCCTCGTCCATCGCGCGCTACCCGACGTTCATGACCTTCTTCAGCACCGCCGATCGACTCGAGATCGGAGGTGTGCCGTTCCTGCCGACCGGTGACAAGCCGACCCGGCGCGAGGCGCTGCGCTACTACCAGCGGCTCGTGCCGCACTTCGGCATCAACGTCCGCCAGTACGAGGAAGTGATCGCCGTCGAGCAACGCTCTGCCGGCTTCATCGTGCGCTCGCGCGCGCTGAGCGGGGAGGAGCACCTCCGCGCCGCATCCAGCATCGTCGTTGCCACAGGCTATTTCGATCACCCCAACCTGCTCGGCGTGCCAGGGGAGCAGCTCCCGAAGGTGCGCCACGACTACCGCGAAGGACACGATTTCTTTCAGCAGGACGTGGTCGTCGTGGGGGGCGGGAACTCGGCTGTCGATGCTGCGCTCGAGCTGCATCGCTGGGGTGCGCACGTGACCATCGTGCATTTCCTGCCGCAGCTGGACGCCAACATCAAGCCATGGGTGCGACCCGATATCGAGGGGCGCCTCCGCTCCGGCGCCATCGACGCACGCTGGTCCAGCCGCATCATGGAGATCCGCCCCGAGAGCGTGGTCATCCGCAGCAAGGACGGGGCGACTGAGGAGCTGAGCAACGATTTCGTCCTCGCAATGACCGGGTACACCCCCGACCCGTCGCTTCTCCGCAGCCTCGGCGTCCGCATCGATCCGCTCACCGGCATCCCCGGTCATGATCCCGACACGATGGAGACCGACGTCCCGGGTGTGTTCGTGGCTGGCGTGATCGTCGCCGGCAACGACGCGAACAAGGTCTTCATCGAGAACGGCCGCGACCACGGCTCGCGGATCGTGCGGCGTGTCGCGGAGCGCCGGACCGACTGA
- a CDS encoding sugar phosphate nucleotidyltransferase encodes MKGVIMAGGFGTRLKPLTINRPKPMVPVANRPMMEHIVDLLKAHGVTDLVSILYFQPDHITSYFGDGSDFGVRMQYVTAEADYGTAGAVRNAAHLLGDERVLVISGDVLTDFDLTEAVQAHEQRGAEATILLTSVENPLAFGIVIVDQQTGRIERFLEKPTWGEVFSDTINTGIYLLEPEALRRIPEKTNFDFSKDLYPQMLRDRAALYGHVAEGYWRDIGNIEEYRRAHDDILRGRVKLRLRGERRATGRCTIWGERGAMIGREVRCRGTVLLGANVEIGAGAALENVIVGPGTKIGPGADVRGTVLWENCRVGPSARISEAVCGTGVRIGTGASIRERTIVSDNAEVGARAVVGPNVKVWPDKVVEERAALTHSLIWGEAWERSLFTGARVSGVPNFELTPEIAARLAGAYGATLDRGAFVATSRDSDRASRMINRALMTGFMSVGCAVEDLQVMPIPVVRHAVHHGNEAGGIHVRRSPFDPKVVDILFFDADGRDLPPGKTQSIERLFAREDFPRAGPDGTGDLNFPTRVVDRYQQDFLSHVARERIAERRFNLVLDYAYGTTVNVLPGILGALGADSVSLDAYAAPGRLSRSDEEFVAGLQRLGGIVRSIGADVGLWIDPGGEVIHLVDDMGRPLTPDIAQLAVVELALRHLGVRKVALPVTTAAAVADRVREQNGEVVWTKTEHHAMMASATGVDMVAGARGEFIYSHFLPAYDGMFAAVQLLEALALDGRKLSEIAGEYRPIHKRQERVACPWGRKGAVMRRLMESTENEERQLVDGVKIWRDEQTWALVIPHSDKPYFVVTAEAPDEEGASALVDEYTRNVERWRDDI; translated from the coding sequence ATGAAAGGCGTGATCATGGCGGGTGGCTTCGGCACCCGTCTCAAGCCGCTGACGATCAACCGCCCGAAACCCATGGTGCCGGTCGCCAACCGACCGATGATGGAGCACATCGTCGACCTGCTCAAGGCGCACGGCGTCACTGATCTCGTCTCGATCCTCTATTTTCAGCCCGACCACATCACGTCCTACTTCGGCGACGGCAGCGACTTCGGTGTGCGCATGCAGTACGTGACAGCCGAAGCGGATTACGGCACTGCGGGCGCGGTTCGCAACGCTGCACACCTGCTCGGCGACGAGCGCGTCCTGGTCATCAGCGGTGACGTGCTCACGGACTTCGACCTGACGGAGGCCGTGCAGGCGCACGAGCAGCGCGGCGCCGAGGCCACGATCCTGCTCACGTCCGTGGAGAACCCCCTCGCGTTCGGCATCGTGATCGTCGATCAGCAGACGGGTCGCATCGAGCGCTTCCTCGAAAAGCCGACCTGGGGCGAAGTCTTCAGCGACACGATCAACACCGGCATCTATCTGCTCGAGCCCGAGGCGCTGCGGCGCATCCCGGAGAAGACGAACTTCGACTTTTCCAAGGATCTGTACCCGCAGATGCTGCGCGACCGCGCCGCGCTCTACGGCCACGTCGCCGAAGGCTACTGGCGCGACATCGGCAACATCGAGGAGTACCGCCGCGCGCATGACGACATCCTGCGCGGCCGCGTGAAGCTCAGGCTGCGCGGTGAACGTCGTGCGACTGGACGCTGCACCATCTGGGGTGAGCGCGGTGCGATGATCGGTCGCGAGGTCCGCTGCCGCGGCACCGTACTGCTCGGCGCCAACGTGGAGATTGGCGCGGGCGCAGCCCTGGAGAACGTGATCGTCGGCCCGGGAACGAAGATCGGTCCCGGCGCCGATGTGCGCGGCACCGTCCTCTGGGAGAACTGCCGCGTCGGACCTTCGGCGCGCATCTCGGAGGCCGTCTGCGGCACCGGTGTCCGCATCGGCACGGGTGCCTCGATCCGCGAGCGCACGATCGTCTCCGACAATGCCGAGGTCGGTGCGCGCGCCGTCGTTGGGCCCAACGTCAAGGTCTGGCCCGACAAGGTGGTCGAGGAGCGCGCCGCACTCACGCACTCGCTCATCTGGGGCGAGGCATGGGAGCGCAGCCTCTTCACCGGCGCGCGCGTCAGCGGCGTGCCCAACTTCGAGCTCACACCGGAAATCGCCGCGCGGCTCGCGGGCGCCTACGGCGCCACACTCGATCGTGGTGCCTTCGTTGCGACGTCCCGCGACAGCGACCGCGCCTCCCGCATGATCAACCGCGCACTCATGACCGGCTTCATGTCGGTCGGCTGCGCGGTCGAGGACCTGCAGGTCATGCCGATCCCCGTCGTGCGCCACGCGGTGCATCACGGCAACGAGGCAGGCGGGATCCACGTGCGTCGCTCCCCCTTCGATCCCAAGGTCGTCGATATCCTGTTCTTCGATGCGGACGGCCGCGACCTGCCACCCGGCAAGACGCAATCGATCGAGCGGCTGTTCGCGCGCGAGGACTTCCCGCGCGCAGGACCGGACGGCACCGGCGATCTGAACTTCCCGACGCGGGTCGTCGATCGCTACCAGCAGGATTTCCTGAGCCATGTCGCGCGCGAGCGCATTGCGGAACGCCGCTTCAACCTCGTGCTCGACTACGCGTACGGCACGACCGTCAACGTTCTGCCCGGCATCCTCGGCGCGCTCGGCGCGGACAGTGTCAGTCTCGATGCGTACGCCGCCCCCGGCCGCCTCTCGCGCAGCGACGAGGAGTTCGTTGCCGGGCTGCAGCGCCTGGGCGGCATCGTCCGCTCGATCGGTGCGGACGTCGGACTCTGGATCGATCCCGGCGGCGAGGTGATCCACCTGGTCGATGACATGGGGCGGCCGCTCACGCCCGACATTGCGCAGCTCGCTGTGGTCGAGCTCGCGCTCCGTCACCTCGGCGTGCGCAAGGTCGCACTCCCGGTCACCACCGCCGCGGCCGTCGCCGACCGCGTGCGCGAGCAGAATGGTGAGGTGGTCTGGACCAAGACCGAGCACCACGCGATGATGGCGTCGGCAACCGGCGTCGACATGGTCGCGGGCGCGCGCGGCGAGTTCATCTACTCGCATTTTCTGCCCGCCTACGACGGCATGTTCGCCGCCGTGCAGCTGCTGGAAGCACTCGCGCTCGATGGCAGGAAGTTGAGCGAGATCGCGGGCGAGTACCGGCCGATCCACAAGCGCCAGGAACGCGTCGCCTGCCCGTGGGGTCGCAAGGGCGCGGTCATGCGCCGCCTCATGGAATCGACGGAGAACGAGGAGCGGCAGCTCGTCGACGGCGTCAAGATCTGGCGCGACGAGCAGACCTGGGCGCTGGTGATACCGCACTCCGACAAACCGTATTTCGTCGTGACTGCGGAAGCACCCGACGAGGAGGGAGCCTCGGCGCTCGTCGACGAGTACACGCGCAACGTGGAACGCTGGCGCGATGACATCTGA